ATCTGTAGTCAACCGAGTCATTAATTTTCCAGTTTTATTGTTATCGTAATAACTAAAAGGTTGTTTTTGCATATGTGTAAATAATTCCTGACGCATATCGGTTTCAATGTTTACGCCTAACATGTGTCCAAAATAGGTTACGATAAATTGAAAAACAGTGTTTAATGCATACAAAGAAAAAAGTGCTATGGATGCAAAAATAATTAAATTCCAATTACCAACAGGTAAAATCGTATCAATTACTTCTTTAACAGCTACAGGAAAGGCTAATTCTAAAACTGCGGCAATAACGGCACAAGTAAAGTCCAACATGAATAATTTTTTATATGGTTTATAGTAATAAAAAAAACGCTTGAGCATAATTGCCCCCCTTTAGAATCTCTCTAAAAAAATACACCTCATCATTATGCCATACAAAAAAAGAAGAGACAACTACCATCGAAACGAATTAAAGTTGACAATATATTACAAACTTTGATTTAAAAGTGGGATGTGGTCCAATCCAACTGAACACAACATATAGTGTTATTTATATTTCCAGGCACATATATGGTGTTTTTAGTTGCTTATATATATTTCTCTTGTAAAATAGGACTATAAAACAAACAGACAGAAAAAAGGAGAATTGATATGGCAGAACAAATGATTACAGTCTATTCAAAACCGGCATGCATGCAATGTAACTTTACTAAAAAATATTTAGATCAAAAAGGTTTAGTCTATGAAGTAAAGGATATTATGGAATCTGAAGAAGCTTTAGAAGAAGTTCGAAAATTAGGATTTCAGTCTCTACCTGTAATCCTTGCAGAAGGTATGGCAGCATTTAATGGCTTCCGTCCCGATTTGTTGGATCAATTGGCATGAAAATCGTTTTTATTAGCTTAACGGGTCAAACGCGTAAATTTGTTAAAAAGCTGAATATGGATTCACTCGAACTTTCTGCTGCCAACCCGTTTCAGGTAGTAGAGGAGCCTTATATCATTGTGACACCTACCTATGATAAAGAAGTTACCGAGATTTTGAATGACTTCATAGAAACCGCTAATAATCAGCACTTTTTGAAAGGTGTAGCGGGTGGAGGAAATCTAAATTTCGGTAAACTTTTTGTTTTTACAGCCAAAGATTTGGCTCATGACTACAACGTTCCCTTCTTACATTCATTTGAATTCCAAGGAAATGAAGAAGACGTTAACTTAATAAAGAAAGCGGTCGATCAAATTGACAATTACACTTCCTAAAACACAACCTAATGAAATTACTTATTTTAAACTAAATAATGAAGTAAATCGTCCTGTTAATCAAACAATTCCTTTACATAAAGATAAGGAAGCTGTGAAAGCTTTCTTCAAAGAACATGTGATTCCTCATACTGTTTTATTTGATTCTTTAGATGAAAAATTGGACTATTTGATTGCAGAAAATTTTATTGAAGAAGAGTTTGTAGCTAAATATCCTAGAACATTCATAAATGATTTGGCAAATTTTTTAAAAAATGAAAAATTTCGTTTCCGATCTTTTATGGGAGCATATAAATTTTACACGCAGTACGCTATGCGCACTAATGATGGAGAATATTATTTAGAAAACTATGAAGAAAGAATATTATTCAATGCTCTTTACCTAGCAAATGGTGACCAAAAATTAGCTTGGAATATAGCAGATGAAATGATTCACCAACGTTACCAACCAGCTACTCCAACTTTTTTAAATGCCGGACGTAAGAGAAGAGGAGAATTCGTTTCTTGCTTCTTGATACAAGCAACGGATGATATGAATAGCATTGGACGTACCATTAATAGTGCGTTGCAACTATCTCGTATCGGGGGAGGAGTAGGTGTAAATCTTAGTAATTTACGTGCTGCAGGTGACCCAATTAAAAAAATTGAGAACGCCTCTAGTGGAGTGTTACCTGTAATGAAGTTATTGGAAGATAGTTTCAGTTACTCCAACCAACTAGGTCAACGGAACGGTGCTGGAGCGGTCTACTTAAATGTTTTCCATCTAGATGTTTTATCCTTCTTATCTACTAAGAAAGAAAATGCAGATGAAAAAGTTCGTGTAAAAACACTTTCTCTAGGTCTAGTTGTTCCAGATAAATTTTATGAATTAGCTGCAGAGAATAAAGATATGTACTTGTTTAGTCCATACGATGTGGAACGGATTTATGGTAAACCATTTGCATATGTAGATATAAGTAAAGAATATGATTCTATGATTAATAATGATGAAATCCGTAAAACAAAAGTAAATGCTCGTGAAATAGAAAATGAAATTTCTAAGTTGCAACAAGAATCAGGTTATCCGTATATTATTAATATTGATACAGCGAATCGTGAGAATCCAATAGATGGAACTATCACGATGAGTAATTTATGTAGTGAGATTCTACAAATCCAAGAACCCTCTGTTATAAAAGATGATCAAACATATGAAATATTGGGAACCGATATTAGCTGTAATCTTGGCTCTACAAATATTGTTCAATTGATGCAATCAATAGACTTTGGAAAATCTATCGATACAATGGTACGAGCTCTGACATTTGTAACCGATCAGTCTAGTATCGATGCCGTTCCAACCATTCGCAACGGTAATGATCAATATCATACTATTGGGTTGGGTGCTATGGGTTTACATACGTTCCTTGCTCTTCAAGAAATGCAGTACGGATCTCCTGAATCAATTGAATTTACAGATAAATACTTTATGCTTTTGAATTATTATACACTTCAAGCAAGCAATCAAATGGCCAAAGAACGAAAAGAAACGTTCTACCGTTTTGAAGAGTCTGACTATGCAAATGGATCATACTTTGATGGGTATATAGAAAACGAATTAAGATTTGAGCATCCAGAAGTAGAAGCTTTATTCCAATCGATTGAAGTACCTACTGCGTCTGACTGGGTAGCGCTGAAAGAGTCGATACAGCAACATGGCTTGTATCACCAAAATCGTCTTGCTGTAGCTCCAACAGGGTCTATCAGCTATGTAAATGAAACATCCGCAAGTATTCACCCAATCACTCGTTTGATTGAGGAAAGACAAGAGAAAAAGACTGGGAAAACATATTATCCAGCTCCTTATTTATCAAATGAAACTTTACCGTATTATCAATCTGCCTATGACATGGACATGCGCAAGGTAATCGATGTGTATGCAGCAGCTCAAAAGCATGTGGACCAAGGAATGAGCTTAACTTTATTCCTCCGTTCAGAAATTCCAGAAGGTCTTTACGATTGGAAGGAAGGACGAACTACAAAACAAACCACTCGTGATTTGAATATTCTAAGGCATTACGCATGGAAAAAAGGAGTCAAATCTATTTATTATGTACGTACCTTTACCGAAGATGAAGAAGAAATCGGTTCAAATTCATGTGAAAGTTGTACGATCTAGTAAAATTTTGAAAGAGTCATAGTAAGAAGGAGTATGTCATCTATGGAAAAACAACAATATAAAGCAATTAACTGGAATCAGATTGAAGATGTAGTTGATAAATTAACTTGGGAAAAATTAGTAGAGCAATTTTGGACGGATACTCGCATTCCTATTTCAAATGACTTACAAGACTGGGCAAAACTTTCTGCAGCAGAGAAAGATATGATGGCAAAGGTATTCGGAGGACTAACCCTCCTGGATACTCTCCAGTCTGAAGATGGTGTAGACTCACTAAAACGAGCCATCCGAACGCAACATGAAGAAGCGGTTTACAACAATATACAATTCATGGAATCCATGCACGCTAAAAGCTATAGTGCAATTTTTAGTACATTAAACACAAAAAAAGAAATTGACGATATCTTTACTTGGACAGCAGAAAATCCAATGTTACAAAAGAAAGCTCAAATGATTTTGGATGTCTATCAAAATGGTACTGATCTTCAACGAAAAGCAGCTAGTGTCTTTCTAGAATCATTTTTATTTTATTCTGGTTTCTATGCACCTCTGTATTACTTAGGAAACAGCAAACTAACAAATGTCGCAGAAATTATTAAATTAATTTTACGAGATGAATCTGTACATGGTACGTACATCGGATATAAATTTCAAATTGGATATAACCAATTGCCAGAAGAAGAGCAATCTGTTTTAAAAGATTGGGTTTATGAGCTGATGTTTACCTTGTTTCAAAATGAATCAGATTATACACATTACTTGTATGAT
The Jeotgalibaca sp. MA1X17-3 genome window above contains:
- the nrdI gene encoding class Ib ribonucleoside-diphosphate reductase assembly flavoprotein NrdI is translated as MKIVFISLTGQTRKFVKKLNMDSLELSAANPFQVVEEPYIIVTPTYDKEVTEILNDFIETANNQHFLKGVAGGGNLNFGKLFVFTAKDLAHDYNVPFLHSFEFQGNEEDVNLIKKAVDQIDNYTS
- the nrdH gene encoding glutaredoxin-like protein NrdH, producing MAEQMITVYSKPACMQCNFTKKYLDQKGLVYEVKDIMESEEALEEVRKLGFQSLPVILAEGMAAFNGFRPDLLDQLA
- the nrdF gene encoding class 1b ribonucleoside-diphosphate reductase subunit beta — its product is MEKQQYKAINWNQIEDVVDKLTWEKLVEQFWTDTRIPISNDLQDWAKLSAAEKDMMAKVFGGLTLLDTLQSEDGVDSLKRAIRTQHEEAVYNNIQFMESMHAKSYSAIFSTLNTKKEIDDIFTWTAENPMLQKKAQMILDVYQNGTDLQRKAASVFLESFLFYSGFYAPLYYLGNSKLTNVAEIIKLILRDESVHGTYIGYKFQIGYNQLPEEEQSVLKDWVYELMFTLFQNESDYTHYLYDDIGWTEDVLTFLRYNANKALQNLGFDPLFPDTANDVNPIIMNGISTGTSNHDFFSQVGNGYLLGMVESMENEDYSKWL
- the nrdE gene encoding class 1b ribonucleoside-diphosphate reductase subunit alpha, producing MTLPKTQPNEITYFKLNNEVNRPVNQTIPLHKDKEAVKAFFKEHVIPHTVLFDSLDEKLDYLIAENFIEEEFVAKYPRTFINDLANFLKNEKFRFRSFMGAYKFYTQYAMRTNDGEYYLENYEERILFNALYLANGDQKLAWNIADEMIHQRYQPATPTFLNAGRKRRGEFVSCFLIQATDDMNSIGRTINSALQLSRIGGGVGVNLSNLRAAGDPIKKIENASSGVLPVMKLLEDSFSYSNQLGQRNGAGAVYLNVFHLDVLSFLSTKKENADEKVRVKTLSLGLVVPDKFYELAAENKDMYLFSPYDVERIYGKPFAYVDISKEYDSMINNDEIRKTKVNAREIENEISKLQQESGYPYIINIDTANRENPIDGTITMSNLCSEILQIQEPSVIKDDQTYEILGTDISCNLGSTNIVQLMQSIDFGKSIDTMVRALTFVTDQSSIDAVPTIRNGNDQYHTIGLGAMGLHTFLALQEMQYGSPESIEFTDKYFMLLNYYTLQASNQMAKERKETFYRFEESDYANGSYFDGYIENELRFEHPEVEALFQSIEVPTASDWVALKESIQQHGLYHQNRLAVAPTGSISYVNETSASIHPITRLIEERQEKKTGKTYYPAPYLSNETLPYYQSAYDMDMRKVIDVYAAAQKHVDQGMSLTLFLRSEIPEGLYDWKEGRTTKQTTRDLNILRHYAWKKGVKSIYYVRTFTEDEEEIGSNSCESCTI